A window of the Pseudomonas fluorescens genome harbors these coding sequences:
- the ydiJ gene encoding D-2-hydroxyglutarate dehydrogenase YdiJ, whose product MIAQLSPSTALNTDYQQFLKALEANGFRGEISTDYASRVVLATDNSIYQRLPQAAVFPRDADDVALLARLIAEPAYQKVVITPRGGGTGTNGQSLTDGIVVDLSRHMNRILEINVEQRWVRVQAGVVKDQLNAALKSAGLFFAPELSTSNRATVGGMINTDASGQGSCTYGKTRDHVLELHMVLRGGERLHGRPLEESELAAECAREGRAGEVYRCARQIIDEQGELIRETFPDLNRCLTGYDLAHLREADNRFNLNSVLCGAEGSLGFVVEAKLNVLPIPKHTMLVNIRYAGFMDALRDARALMALKPLSIETVDSKVLLLAMQDIVWHGVAEYFPESAERPTLGINLVEFCGDDPEELQGRVEAFVQHLGNDATVERLGHTLAVGHAAVNRVYGMRKRAVGLLGNVAGEARPQPFVEDTAVPPQHLAEYIAELRDLLDSHKLQYGMFGHVDAGVLHVRPILDMKDPQQAALVRPVSDGVAALTQRYGGLLWGEHGKGLRSEYAPAFFGDLYPALQALKAAFDPFNQFNPGKIATPNIPDAALLKIDEVTLRGELDRQIDEKVWQDYGAAMHCNGNGACYNFDPDDAMCPSWKATRQRAQSPKGRASLIREWLRLQGEAGVDVLADASRRPPFFSTLLQRWRNSRAQEQDFSHEVYDAMAGCLACKSCAGQCPVKVNVPDFRSRFLELYHTRYLRPARDYLIASLEYTIPYMARIPFLYNGLMGASFSRRLIERLGGMVDVPLLSRFDFHAAMRRWQVQPASVEVLSALTLAQRERSVVLVQDAFTRYFEAPLLADLIELISRLGYQVYLAPFSANGKPLHVQGFLSAFNRAALRNAGQLRALAEVGVPLVGLDPAMTLVYRQEYLKVPGMEKCPEVALVQEWLLKVMPEQADQRRDDTFRLLAHCTEKTNAPAATRQWEQVFERVGLKLATQATGCCGMSGTYGHEARNRETSAVIYEQSWAKQIEAPAEKGEALATGYSCRSQVKRQADQQLRHPLQVVLETLRTA is encoded by the coding sequence ATGATTGCCCAGCTTTCGCCTTCCACTGCGTTGAACACCGATTACCAACAGTTTCTCAAAGCCCTTGAAGCCAACGGTTTTCGTGGCGAAATCAGTACCGACTACGCCAGCCGCGTGGTGCTGGCCACTGACAACTCGATCTATCAGCGCTTGCCGCAAGCGGCGGTATTCCCGCGTGACGCCGACGACGTGGCGCTGCTGGCGCGCCTGATCGCCGAACCGGCTTACCAGAAAGTCGTGATCACGCCTCGCGGTGGCGGCACCGGCACCAACGGCCAGTCGTTGACCGACGGCATCGTCGTCGACCTGTCGCGGCACATGAACCGCATCCTCGAAATCAACGTTGAACAGCGTTGGGTGCGGGTGCAGGCCGGCGTGGTGAAGGATCAACTGAACGCTGCGCTGAAATCCGCCGGGCTGTTTTTCGCCCCGGAACTGTCGACCTCGAACCGCGCCACCGTCGGCGGCATGATCAACACCGACGCCAGCGGCCAGGGCAGTTGCACCTACGGCAAGACCCGCGACCACGTGCTGGAACTGCACATGGTCCTGCGCGGTGGCGAGCGCTTGCACGGTCGTCCATTGGAAGAAAGCGAGCTGGCAGCGGAATGCGCCCGCGAGGGCCGGGCCGGCGAGGTATATCGCTGCGCGCGGCAGATCATCGACGAGCAGGGCGAGCTGATCCGGGAAACCTTCCCCGATCTCAACCGCTGCCTGACCGGCTACGACCTGGCGCACCTGCGCGAGGCCGACAACCGTTTCAACCTCAACAGCGTGCTGTGCGGCGCTGAAGGTTCGCTGGGGTTTGTGGTCGAGGCCAAGCTCAACGTGTTGCCGATCCCCAAGCACACGATGCTGGTGAACATTCGCTACGCCGGCTTCATGGACGCGTTGCGCGATGCCCGGGCGTTGATGGCGCTCAAACCGCTGTCGATCGAAACCGTCGACTCCAAGGTGCTGTTGCTGGCGATGCAGGACATCGTCTGGCACGGCGTCGCCGAATACTTCCCGGAAAGCGCCGAGCGGCCGACGCTGGGGATCAACCTGGTGGAATTCTGCGGCGACGATCCCGAGGAACTGCAAGGCCGGGTCGAGGCGTTCGTCCAGCACTTGGGCAACGACGCCACGGTCGAGCGCCTGGGCCACACGCTGGCCGTTGGGCATGCGGCGGTGAATCGTGTTTACGGCATGCGCAAACGCGCAGTGGGCTTGCTCGGCAACGTCGCCGGTGAAGCGCGGCCGCAGCCTTTTGTCGAAGATACTGCCGTGCCGCCGCAACACCTCGCCGAGTACATCGCCGAACTGCGCGACCTGCTCGACAGCCATAAGCTGCAATACGGCATGTTCGGCCACGTCGATGCCGGCGTGCTGCACGTGCGGCCGATTCTCGACATGAAGGATCCGCAACAAGCCGCACTGGTGCGTCCCGTTTCGGACGGCGTCGCCGCGCTGACCCAGCGTTACGGCGGTCTGCTGTGGGGCGAGCATGGCAAGGGCCTGCGTTCGGAATACGCCCCAGCCTTTTTCGGTGATTTGTACCCGGCGCTGCAAGCCTTGAAGGCGGCGTTCGATCCGTTCAACCAGTTCAACCCCGGCAAGATCGCCACGCCGAATATTCCCGACGCGGCGTTGTTGAAGATCGACGAAGTGACCCTGCGCGGTGAACTCGATCGGCAGATCGACGAAAAAGTCTGGCAGGACTACGGCGCGGCCATGCACTGCAACGGCAACGGCGCCTGCTACAACTTCGATCCCGACGACGCCATGTGCCCGTCGTGGAAAGCCACCCGCCAGCGCGCGCAATCACCCAAGGGGCGCGCCTCGCTGATTCGCGAATGGCTGCGTTTGCAGGGCGAGGCGGGTGTCGATGTGTTGGCCGATGCCAGCCGCCGCCCGCCGTTTTTCAGCACATTGTTGCAGCGCTGGCGCAACAGCCGTGCGCAGGAACAGGACTTCTCCCACGAGGTGTACGACGCCATGGCCGGTTGCCTGGCGTGCAAGTCCTGCGCGGGGCAGTGCCCGGTGAAGGTCAACGTACCGGACTTCCGCTCGCGGTTTCTCGAGCTGTATCACACCCGTTATCTGCGGCCGGCGCGGGATTATCTGATTGCCTCGCTGGAGTACACGATTCCGTACATGGCGCGGATTCCGTTTCTCTATAACGGCTTGATGGGCGCCTCGTTCAGCCGTCGCTTGATCGAGCGTCTGGGTGGCATGGTCGATGTGCCGTTGCTCAGCCGTTTCGATTTCCACGCGGCGATGCGCCGCTGGCAGGTTCAGCCTGCGTCGGTCGAGGTACTTTCGGCGCTGACCCTGGCACAACGGGAACGCAGCGTGGTACTGGTGCAGGACGCGTTCACCCGGTATTTCGAGGCGCCGCTGCTGGCGGATCTGATCGAGTTGATTTCGCGTCTCGGCTATCAGGTCTACCTGGCACCGTTCAGCGCCAACGGCAAGCCGCTGCATGTGCAGGGCTTCCTGTCGGCGTTCAATCGCGCGGCGTTGCGCAATGCCGGGCAATTGCGCGCACTGGCCGAGGTCGGAGTGCCGTTGGTGGGGCTCGACCCGGCGATGACCCTGGTTTATCGCCAGGAATATCTGAAAGTGCCGGGGATGGAGAAATGCCCGGAGGTGGCGCTGGTGCAGGAGTGGCTGCTCAAGGTCATGCCGGAGCAAGCCGATCAGCGCCGCGACGACACCTTCCGCCTGCTGGCGCACTGCACCGAAAAAACCAACGCCCCGGCCGCGACCCGGCAGTGGGAACAGGTGTTCGAGCGTGTCGGCCTGAAGCTGGCGACCCAGGCCACCGGTTGCTGCGGCATGTCCGGCACTTACGGACACGAAGCGCGCAATCGCGAAACCTCGGCGGTGATCTACGAGCAATCCTGGGCGAAGCAGATCGAGGCGCCGGCGGAGAAGGGCGAGGCGCTGGCCACCGGCTATTCCTGCCGCAGTCAGGTCAAGCGCCAGGCCGATCAACAGCTGCGTCATCCGTTGCAGGTCGTGCTGGAAACCCTGCGCACGGCCTGA
- a CDS encoding DUF1624 domain-containing protein, whose amino-acid sequence MTIAVPRSAPSATGRLLSIDALRGLVILFMLLDHVRETFLLHRQVSDPMDIASTEPALFFSRTLAHLCAPVFVLLTGLSAWLFGEKYDGKADVSAFLFKRGLFLVALEFTLVNFAWTFQLPPTVIYLQVIWAIGLSMIALSLLVWLPRWLLLTLSLTIIAGHNLLDGLHFATESALHVPWAILHDRGWIEVSESLRLRTSYPLLPWIGVIGLGYALGPWFARVADAGVRQRRLLIGGVAGLLGFVALRLVNGYGEKPWAFGDSGLQTLMSFFNITKYPPSLLFITLTVSVGLLLLLVFERAQDRRWIRWLTVFGSAPMFFYLLHLYALKVLYLIGVALFGLNQGTYFGFSSVTAVWLAAMVLAVTLFPAVRWFSALKARRRDIAWLKYL is encoded by the coding sequence ATGACGATTGCAGTTCCCCGTTCTGCCCCCTCGGCGACTGGCCGGTTGCTGTCCATTGATGCGCTGCGTGGCCTGGTCATTCTGTTCATGTTGCTGGACCACGTGCGCGAAACCTTTCTGCTGCATCGTCAGGTCAGCGACCCGATGGACATCGCCAGCACAGAGCCGGCGCTGTTTTTCAGCCGCACCCTGGCGCATTTGTGCGCGCCGGTGTTCGTGCTGCTGACCGGGTTGTCGGCGTGGTTGTTCGGGGAAAAGTACGACGGCAAGGCTGACGTCAGTGCCTTCCTGTTCAAGCGTGGTTTGTTCCTGGTGGCGCTCGAATTCACCCTGGTGAATTTCGCCTGGACGTTCCAGCTGCCACCGACCGTGATCTACCTGCAAGTGATCTGGGCGATCGGCCTGAGCATGATCGCGCTGTCGCTGCTGGTCTGGCTGCCACGCTGGCTGTTGTTGACGCTGAGCCTGACGATCATCGCCGGGCATAACCTGCTCGATGGACTGCATTTCGCAACCGAGTCGGCACTGCACGTGCCGTGGGCGATCCTGCATGACCGGGGCTGGATTGAAGTCAGCGAGAGCTTGCGCCTGCGAACCTCGTACCCGTTGTTGCCGTGGATCGGCGTGATCGGTCTGGGTTACGCGCTGGGGCCTTGGTTCGCTCGCGTGGCCGATGCCGGCGTACGCCAGCGTCGTTTGCTGATCGGTGGCGTCGCCGGGCTATTGGGGTTCGTGGCGCTGCGGCTGGTCAACGGTTACGGCGAGAAACCCTGGGCCTTCGGTGACAGCGGTCTGCAAACCCTGATGAGCTTTTTCAACATCACCAAATACCCGCCGTCGCTGCTGTTCATCACGTTGACGGTGAGTGTCGGGCTGCTGCTGTTGCTGGTGTTCGAGCGTGCGCAGGATCGGCGCTGGATTCGCTGGCTGACCGTGTTCGGCTCGGCGCCGATGTTTTTTTACCTGCTGCACCTGTATGCGCTGAAGGTGCTGTACCTGATCGGCGTAGCGCTGTTCGGTCTTAATCAGGGAACTTATTTCGGCTTTTCATCGGTGACGGCGGTGTGGCTGGCGGCGATGGTATTGGCGGTCACGTTGTTCCCGGCTGTGCGCTGGTTCTCCGCACTGAAGGCCCGGCGCCGCGACATTGCCTGGTTGAAATATCTGTAG
- a CDS encoding LysR substrate-binding domain-containing protein: MNPRTLTPSMSLLLAFEAAARHESYTRAAHELSLTQSAVSRQVQILEKMLGMRLFSREGRRVILTDVGRIYQRELSEALGQIRSATLQAMAFGSGIHSLRLATLPTFGSKWLLPRLKDFYTAHPGMTVHLHSRIETIDFDTSEIDAAICVGGGDWPGLTAHRLHTEELVVIASAQLTDAERRAADKDIAGQLLLNVSSNAQAWSEWFSHHALPHRSMRIGPSFEMTSHLIQAVRANIGIGLVPRILVEDELHNGELLQLGEPISSRRSYYLVYPARNESLASLKAFRDWLMRTL; the protein is encoded by the coding sequence ATGAATCCGCGAACCCTCACTCCCTCGATGTCGTTGCTGTTGGCGTTTGAAGCCGCCGCACGCCATGAAAGCTACACCCGCGCCGCCCACGAACTGTCATTGACCCAGAGCGCGGTCAGTCGTCAGGTGCAGATTCTGGAAAAGATGCTCGGCATGCGCCTGTTCAGCCGCGAAGGCCGGCGGGTGATCCTCACCGACGTCGGGCGCATTTACCAACGCGAACTGTCCGAAGCCCTCGGCCAGATTCGCAGCGCGACGTTGCAGGCTATGGCGTTTGGCTCGGGTATCCACAGTTTGCGCCTGGCGACGCTGCCGACGTTCGGCTCCAAATGGCTGCTGCCGCGCTTGAAGGATTTCTACACCGCGCACCCCGGCATGACGGTGCACCTGCATTCGCGCATCGAAACCATCGACTTCGACACCAGCGAAATCGACGCGGCGATTTGCGTCGGCGGCGGCGACTGGCCGGGGCTGACCGCCCACCGTTTGCATACCGAAGAACTGGTGGTGATTGCCAGCGCGCAGCTGACCGATGCCGAGCGTCGTGCGGCTGACAAGGACATTGCCGGGCAACTGCTGCTCAATGTCAGCAGCAACGCCCAAGCCTGGTCCGAGTGGTTCAGCCATCACGCCCTGCCCCATCGCAGCATGCGCATCGGCCCGAGTTTCGAGATGACCTCGCACTTGATCCAGGCCGTGCGCGCCAACATCGGTATCGGGCTGGTGCCGAGAATTCTGGTGGAGGATGAGCTGCACAACGGTGAGTTGCTGCAACTCGGCGAACCGATCAGCAGCCGGCGCAGCTATTACCTGGTGTACCCGGCGCGCAATGAGTCGCTGGCATCGCTGAAGGCGTTTCGTGACTGGTTGATGCGTACGCTCTGA